A genomic window from Alkalihalobacillus sp. AL-G includes:
- a CDS encoding ferritin-like domain-containing protein, with amino-acid sequence MDQERQELIDGLNEDLANEYSAVIMYTYNAAVVSGLYRQVLKPFFQDEIADEQGHALYLSEKISTLGGIPTTTPAEVKQITDVREMLEEARKSEKATIDRYEQRKEQASNLKMTELVVKLEDLIADETHHMEEMDRLLSDPRLS; translated from the coding sequence ATGGATCAAGAACGACAAGAACTTATTGACGGATTAAACGAAGACCTTGCCAATGAGTATTCCGCAGTGATCATGTATACGTACAATGCTGCAGTCGTATCAGGGCTGTATCGGCAGGTCTTAAAGCCTTTCTTCCAGGATGAGATTGCTGATGAACAAGGTCACGCATTATATTTATCTGAAAAAATCAGTACGCTTGGCGGTATTCCTACAACGACACCAGCTGAAGTGAAACAAATTACAGACGTGCGGGAAATGCTTGAGGAGGCACGTAAATCTGAAAAAGCTACAATTGATCGTTATGAACAAAGAAAAGAACAAGCTTCTAATCTGAAAATGACTGAGCTTGTTGTAAAATTAGAAGATTTAATTGCAGATGAAACACATCATATGGAAGAAATGGATCGCTTGCTAAGCGACCCACGCTTATCATAG